CGTCCAGTTGTTTGTTGGCTGCATAGAGACCGCTAAGGCCGATATTGAAAGACATATTCCACTCCTTTGTGCCGTGCTAGTCGGCTCTATAGACCAATGGTTTGAACTTGGGACAGGGCAACGCTGCCCATGCCTGCCAGGTTCAGCATCAACTCACCGCCGGTCTGGCTGATGGTCACGCTGTTGACCGTTGCCGGCAGGTAAGTAATCAGTGAGGTGTTCGTGCCGTCGATGCTGGTCGTCGCGCCGAAGGTGTAAGTACCCGCCGGTGCCACCGCGCCCGCCTCGTCCTTGCCGTCCCAGATGAAACTGGCGTTGCCGGCACTTTGACTGCCCAGGTCGAGGGTGCGGATGGTTTTGCCTTCCGAGTTGCTGATCTTGACGGTGGCAGCAGCAACCGATGTCGGCATCACGACGGTACCGTTGAGGCTCTTGGAGGTATCAACCACCGTTTTGTCGGTCTGCGCGATGACCGAACGGCCCACCAGCGAAGAAGCCTGCAAGGCTTGCGACGAGTTATAGCTGCTGGCAAGGCCGGTAACCGTGTCGTTCAGCGTGGTAATGCCTTCCAGGCTACTGAACTGCGCCAGCTGTGCCACGAATTCGCTGTTGTCCTGAGGATCGAGCGGGTTCTGGTTTTTCAGCTGGGTGACCAGCAGTTGCAGGAACGCGTCTTTGCCCAGTTCTTGCCCGCCGGTAGCGGCAGAGGTCAGGCTGTCCTTGTTGGTCGTGGTCGTGACCGAAGAGTTGGCCAGAACATCGCTGATAACGCTCATGTGAATCGCCCCTTATCACTGACCGAGGGTCAGGACCTTCTGCATCATGGTTTTGGCGGTGTTCATCATTTCGGCGTTGGTCTGGAACGAACGGCTCGCGGAAATCATGTCGGCCATTTCTTCGACGACATTGACGTTCGGGTAATAGACGTAGCCCTTGGCATCGGCGGCCGGATGGTTCGGCTCGTAGCGCGCTTCAAGGTTGCTCTGGTCTTCGACCACGCCCAGTACTTGCACGCCTTGACCGGCCGCGTCCTGGTTCTGGAACAGCGAATCGCTGCCGCCGCTTTGGCCACCCTGGAACATGGTGGCGAACACCGGGTGACGGGCACGGTAAGTCTGGTCGATGCTCGACGAGACGGTCTCGGCGTTGGCGATGTTCGAGGCCACGGTGTTCAAGCGAGTGGTCTGGGCACTCATGCCGCTACCGGCAATGTTGAAAACACTGGATAGGGACATGGATTACTCTCCGCGCAGGGCTGACACCAGCCCTTTGAATTTACTGTTGAGCAGGGTGAAGCTGGCCTGGAAGTTAACCGCGTTTTCCGCGTAGTTCGATTGTTCCAGCTGGGCGTCCACGGTGTTCTGGTCGATCGAGGGCTGCATCGGCGTGCGATACATCAGCGACTCATCGCCGTTGCCCAAGCCTTCAGCTTCGATGTGACGGCTGTTGGTCATGTTCAAGGCGAAGTTGCCGTTTTTGGTTTTCTCGTTCTGCTCGGCGAGCACTTTCGAGAAGTCCAGATCCCGAGCCTTGTAGTTCGGGGTGTCGGCGTTGGCGATGTTGTTGGCCAGGACTTCAGCGCGCTGAGCGCGAAAGCCCAGGGCTTGTTCGTGGATACCGAGCGCTTTATCGAAGCTGATGCTCATGTCGGGAAACCTTCGGGTGACCTGATTTTTCGTACGATGGACATAGCAAGCGGCGTGCCAATTCAAAAAAGCCCGTAAACCGGGGCTTTGCCCGCAATGGCGAGACGGCAATGCCAGAAAAGCGGCAACCGATTTCCGCCACCTGCCGCTTTTCTGCCGCTTTCTCACAGGCAATACCCAATCATCTGTAGGAGCGAGGCTTGCCCGCGAAAGCGGTGTATCAGTCAATGATGATGTTGTCTGACACACCGCTTTCGCGGGCAAGCCTCGCTCCTACAGGTGATGCGGCGTCTATGAGGATCAGACACAAAAAAACGGGAGCCCCATGAGGACTCCCGTTTTTTTATGCCACCAACGAATCACTTCGCCTTGTAAATGATCCCCGGGCTGCACTGGACCATTTGGTAATGATCCGGCAAACCGTTCAGCGCTTCGGATGCGCCAAGGAACAGATAACCGCCTGGCTTCAGCGTGCTGTGGATGCGCAACAGGATGTCTTTCTTCACCTCGGCAGAGAAGTAGATCAGCACGTTGCGGCAGAACACGATGTCGAACTTGCCCAGGCTCGCGTAGCTGTCCAGCAAGTTGAACGAGCGAAATTCCACCCGACTCTTGATCGGCGCCTTGATGGCCCAGCGCCCCGGCCCTTTCGGGTCGAAGTAACGCTGAAGGCGCTCGGGCGACAAGCCGCGGCCGATGGCCAGGCTGTCGTACTCGCCAGTCTTGCAGTTGGTCAGCATGGTGCCGGACAGGTCGGTGGCAACGATCTGCACCCCCGCCTTCAACTGGCCCATGTTGACCCGCTCGAACTCATCGACGGACATCGACAACGAATACGGTTCCTGGCCCGATGAACACGCGGCCGACCATATCCGCAGGCGCTGGCCGGGGCTTGCCTTGATGGCTTCAGGCAATACCTTGTTCTTCAAGACTTCAAACGGATACGTGTCACGAAACCACAGGGTTTCGTTGGTGGTCATGGCATCCACCACCATCTCGCGCAAACCGCTGCGCGGCTGGGTCTGGATGCGCTGAACCAGCTCACTCAGCGATTTGATGCCCTGCTGTTCCATCAGTTTGTTGAGACGGCTCGAGACCAGGTATTGCTTGTTTTCACCAAGCAAAATGCCACAGGCTTTTTCCAGGAAGACCCGGAACTGTTCGAAATCCAAATTACCCGTAGACAATGATGCGGCCTCTTAAATCATGTTGACCGCCAGGGGCAAAGCGCCCCTAGCTGATATCTGCTGCTTTGATCCGGTCGACCACCCGGGATGCCAAGTCATCAGGACGGAACTTGGCCAGGAAGTCATCGGCACCGACTTTCTTGACCATCGCCTGATTGAACACACCCGACAACGAAGTGTGCAGGATGATATGAAGCTTCTGCATGCGCGGGTCGGCGCGGATCTCGGCTGTCAGGGTGTACCCGTCCATTTCCGGCATCTCGATGTCGGAAATCATCATCAGGAACTCGTCTTCCGGCTTCTTGCCCTCATCGGCCAGCTTGCGCAAGTAATCCAGCGCTTGCCGACCATCGTTCAACGCCACCACTTCGACGCCGATCGTTTGCAGGCAACGGCTCACCTGTTTGCGCGCCACCGATGAGTCATCGACCGTCAGTACGCGCAAGGACAACGCCTTGTGCTGAGTCTCGACATCCACCACGCCCACCGAAATCGCTTCCGGTGTCGGTGCCACTTCCGCCAGCACCTTCTCGACGTCGATGATTTCGACTAACTGGTTGTCGACCCGAGTCACCGCCGTCAGGTAGTGATCGCGCCCGGTGCCCTTGGGTGGCGGATGAATCTCCTCCCAGTTCATGTTGACGATGCGCTCCACCGACCGAACCAGGAAACCCTGGGTCTTGGTGTTGTACTCCGTGATGATCACGAAGGGATTGCTCTGATCTTTCAACGCACCGGAACCGGTCGCCATCGCCAGATCCAGAATCGGAATGGTCGCCCCCCGAATATTTGCCACACCGCACACGACAGGACTGGACTTGGGCATCAGGGTCAGCTTGGGGCATTGCAGCACCTCACGAACCTTGAATACGTTGATCCCATACAGCTGCTGGCCGTCAAGACGGAACAACAACAGCTCAAGGCGATTCTGCCCTACCAGTTGCGTGCGCTGGTTCACCGAATCCATTACACCAGCCATGCCAGACTCCTACAACCAACGCTAAGTGTGTTGCGACGCACATTCATCACTAAACGGCACGGCGCTTGCTTTTTAACTCTTATGAACACAGAACCGACATTTTTTCGACGCCTGACATCCACCTGCCGCAGATTGCTCTGCGTGATGCCGGCCGTTTGCCTGTTCAACGCTGGCAGCCCTGCCCTTGCTGACGCGGTTACCTTGCCTGACATGCTTATCGGCGTCACTCAGGGCTTTCTTGAATTCACCGTAGAAGACTATCTGGCCACCAGTCAAACGCAAGGACGCTACGAGATCGAGGTCAACCAGCTCGATCCGCGCTTGCGTATGCCCATGTGCGACAAGGAATTGACAGCCACCCTTGAAAGCCCGGCGAGGCCTCTGGGCCGGGTCACGGTCAAGGTTCGCTGCGACGGCGCTTCCCCCTGGACCGTTTTCGTACCCGCTCAAGTACGGCTGTTTCGCGACATCGTGACGACCACCCGCCCCCTCAAGCGCACAGGGATTATCGAGCCTCAGGACGTGACCCTGCGCGAGCGTGATATCAGCCTGATCA
The window above is part of the Pseudomonas sp. B21-048 genome. Proteins encoded here:
- the flgD gene encoding flagellar hook assembly protein FlgD, with product MSVISDVLANSSVTTTTNKDSLTSAATGGQELGKDAFLQLLVTQLKNQNPLDPQDNSEFVAQLAQFSSLEGITTLNDTVTGLASSYNSSQALQASSLVGRSVIAQTDKTVVDTSKSLNGTVVMPTSVAAATVKISNSEGKTIRTLDLGSQSAGNASFIWDGKDEAGAVAPAGTYTFGATTSIDGTNTSLITYLPATVNSVTISQTGGELMLNLAGMGSVALSQVQTIGL
- the flgC gene encoding flagellar basal body rod protein FlgC, which encodes MSLSSVFNIAGSGMSAQTTRLNTVASNIANAETVSSSIDQTYRARHPVFATMFQGGQSGGSDSLFQNQDAAGQGVQVLGVVEDQSNLEARYEPNHPAADAKGYVYYPNVNVVEEMADMISASRSFQTNAEMMNTAKTMMQKVLTLGQ
- the flgB gene encoding flagellar basal body rod protein FlgB, which encodes MSISFDKALGIHEQALGFRAQRAEVLANNIANADTPNYKARDLDFSKVLAEQNEKTKNGNFALNMTNSRHIEAEGLGNGDESLMYRTPMQPSIDQNTVDAQLEQSNYAENAVNFQASFTLLNSKFKGLVSALRGE
- the cheR gene encoding protein-glutamate O-methyltransferase CheR, which codes for MSTGNLDFEQFRVFLEKACGILLGENKQYLVSSRLNKLMEQQGIKSLSELVQRIQTQPRSGLREMVVDAMTTNETLWFRDTYPFEVLKNKVLPEAIKASPGQRLRIWSAACSSGQEPYSLSMSVDEFERVNMGQLKAGVQIVATDLSGTMLTNCKTGEYDSLAIGRGLSPERLQRYFDPKGPGRWAIKAPIKSRVEFRSFNLLDSYASLGKFDIVFCRNVLIYFSAEVKKDILLRIHSTLKPGGYLFLGASEALNGLPDHYQMVQCSPGIIYKAK
- a CDS encoding chemotaxis protein CheV, yielding MAGVMDSVNQRTQLVGQNRLELLLFRLDGQQLYGINVFKVREVLQCPKLTLMPKSSPVVCGVANIRGATIPILDLAMATGSGALKDQSNPFVIITEYNTKTQGFLVRSVERIVNMNWEEIHPPPKGTGRDHYLTAVTRVDNQLVEIIDVEKVLAEVAPTPEAISVGVVDVETQHKALSLRVLTVDDSSVARKQVSRCLQTIGVEVVALNDGRQALDYLRKLADEGKKPEDEFLMMISDIEMPEMDGYTLTAEIRADPRMQKLHIILHTSLSGVFNQAMVKKVGADDFLAKFRPDDLASRVVDRIKAADIS
- the flgA gene encoding flagellar basal body P-ring formation chaperone FlgA; its protein translation is MNTEPTFFRRLTSTCRRLLCVMPAVCLFNAGSPALADAVTLPDMLIGVTQGFLEFTVEDYLATSQTQGRYEIEVNQLDPRLRMPMCDKELTATLESPARPLGRVTVKVRCDGASPWTVFVPAQVRLFRDIVTTTRPLKRTGIIEPQDVTLRERDISLINQGFLTSVDQAIGQKLTRPMVADQIITLVHLEQAEVIRKGDQVVITARSGTLSVRMPGEALSNGGISEQIRVKNLNSQRVIKAQVTAPGQVEVFM